In Fulvia fulva chromosome 10, complete sequence, a single window of DNA contains:
- a CDS encoding Serine/threonine-protein kinase ppk16 codes for MPPARTQAEYEAQEQRNKLAISYQSLLSEFSSSDLHTVGNYTLGRLIGKGSFGKVYLASHKLTNGSKVVLKSAKKDDANLAREIHHHRQFLHPHIARLYEVIVTESLVWLVLEYCPGDELYNYLLNHGQMPPDQVQRIFTQLVGAVSYVHNKGCVHRDLKLENILLDKAQNVKLVDFGFTREYQGSTSYLQTWCGTIAYSAPEMLRGEKYAGEKVDVWSLGVILYALLCGELPFDEDDDGSTKAKILIEEVNFPDHVPDLARELIRKLLSKRPLLRPCLGDILKDPWLADHAPQQQEILKLQQPPPFTTQLEKDVLQRMKGAGVDIDMVIEHVLAQRCDSLAGWWALLLDKEQRKERRRERKRKEREAEAKSIRRLSAASGRLLAQSNLGEIHEGEEHVIGDFPRSRGRRMERANGHASTLQAPDLPRVTETKSPTPEGQPKSKPKTSETRHSASRSRSRPAPPPKDHGNQLTRPRTARTRTTSRGSQSMLRVVTNNPDLLSPSYVPPPQRKRAKFSSTPLRQQLEWVKHFFKEGPLKRSKSPDEGEDKKKGNANVKPLPNGKTGQEHGDLRDLQRRSIGPIAQARRPSNGHRPDLQTRQTLPARPRINTTSSTGSGASARGKRTSLSPHTLTPHSSYRRTSGLRGRKSTSSSVSSIRSTYQHQPSHQHTHSKASSTSSNSIASPSGLSSASGSRLGRSPHSSVKVLPSTPTTGTFPAGLRFQRRPPPADIGSLPGFGGEGKSAFGSLPPPSSPGMLVFARRKRSVFKGPMNSSPHGRGGNPSGSRSASVQGRPSAEMMPGLTEEDEEEDEEDMEEYEDIDQFGPELNLNTTDLPSDDGGLGVDTEPVSPLSPLPGHDDNPLAAAGECVIAGTAGVPLTAEALAKLDLEGEKEAEELEKEKENQKPPAV; via the exons ATGCCACCGGCCAGGACACAGGCCGAGTACGAAGCGCAAGAGCAACGAAACAAA CTTGCCATTTCGTACCAATCCCTCCTCAGCGAGTTCTCCTCCTCCGACCTCCACACCGTCGGCAACTACACCCTCGGACGGCTCATTGGCAAGGGCAGCTTCGGGAAGGTATACCTTGCCTCGCACAAGCTCACCAATGGCTCCAAGGTCGTCCTCAAGTCCGCCAAGAAGGACGATGCCAACCTTGCGCGCGAGATCCACCACCATCGCCAGTTCCTCCACCCACACATCGCACGCCTGTACGAGGTTATAGTCACCGAGAGCCTGGTATGGCTGGTGCTGGAGTACTGTCCAGGGGATGAGCTATACAACTACCTGCTCAATCATGGCCAAATGCCACCAGACCAGGTGCAGCGCATCTTCACCCAACTCGTGGGCGCAGTCAGCTACGTGCACAACAAAGGATGCGTACATCGAGATCTCAAGCTGGAGAACATCCTCCTGGACAAGGCACAGAATGTGAAGTTGGTGGACTTTGGCTTCACACGAGAGTACCAGGGATCGACAAGCTATCTGCAGACATGGTGTGGCACAATCGCGTACAGCGCGCCAGAGATGCTGCGCGGAGAGAAGTACGCAGGCGAGAAAGTGGATGTCTGGAGCTTGGGCGTCATACTATACGCGCTGTTGTGCGGAGAGCTGCCATTCGATGAGGACGACGATGGCTCAACCAAGGCCAAGATCTTAATCGAAGAGGTCAACTTTCCAGATCATGTGCCTGATCTAGCGAGAGAGCTGATCAGAAAGCTCCTCTCGAAACGGCCGCTGCTACGGCCTTGTCTTGGTGACATCCTCAAAGACCCCTGGCTTGCGGACCACGCGCCGCAACAGCAGGAGATTCTCAAGCTCCAACAGCCACCGCCCTTCACGACCCAACTCGAGAAAGATGTGCTCCAACGAATGAAAGGTGCGGGCGTCGACATTGACATGGTCATTGAACATGTCCTAGCACAAAGATGCGATTCTCTGGCAGGCTGGTGGGCACTCCTGCTGGACAAGGAGCAAAGGAAAGAACGGCGTCGCGAGCGTAAGCGGAAAGAGCGAGAGGCTGAAGCCAAGTCCATCAGGCGACTGAGCGCTGCTAGTGGCAGGCTACTGGCGCAGAGCAATCTTGGAGAGATACACGAGGGAGAAGAACACGTCATTGGAGACTTCCCACGTTCGCGTGGTCGACGGATGGAGCGTGCCAACGGACATGCCAGCACCCTGCAGGCACCAGACTTGCCACGAGTTACGGAAACAAAATCGCCGACTCCAGAAGGTCAGCCCAAGTCAAAGCCAAAGACAAGCGAGACCAGACATTCTGCCAGCAGGTCACGAAGTCGGCCGGCGCCGCCACCTAAGGATCACGGCAACCAGCTGACTCGACCACGCACAGCGCGCACTCGTACTACTTCGAGAGGTAGTCAAAGTATGCTCCGGGTCGTGACCAATAACCCAGATCTGCTTAGTCCATCCTATGTGCCGCCTCCACAGCGCAAGCGGGCGAAGTTCTCCTCGACGCCCTTGAGGCAGCAGCTGGAATGGGTCAAGCACTTCTTCAAGGAAGGCCCCCTAAAGCGTTCGAAATCGCCCGATGAAGGCGAGGACAAGAAGAAAGGGAATGCCAACGTCAAACCCCTGCCGAATGGTAAGACCGGGCAGGAGCATGGTGACCTTCGAGATCTGCAGCGGCGCTCAATCGGTCCTATCGCGCAGGCTCGACGTCCCAGCAATGGGCACAGACCAGATCTTCAGACCAGACAGACTCTACCTGCGCGGCCCAGGATCAACACTACATCGTCAACCGGCAGTGGAGCGAGCGCGAGAGGAAAGCGAACCAGTCTCAGTCCGCACACACTGACGCCTCATTCGTCCTATCGAAGGACCTCTGGACTGCGTGGCCGCAAGTCGACGTCTTCATCGGTCTCATCGATTCGGAGCACGTATCAGCATCAGCCAAGCCACCAGCAcacacattcgaaagcttcGAGTACGTCCAGTAACTCGATAGCATCACCTTCAGGACTTTCCTCGGCATCGGGATCAAGGCTCGGTAGGTCGCCGCACAGCTCTGTCAAAGTGCTACCATCCACACCCACGACTGGCACATTTCCTGCTGGGCTGCGCTTCCAGAGGCGACCACCACCTGCAGATATTGGCTCTCTCCCAGGCTTTGGCGGTGAAGGCAAAAGTGCTTTCGGTTCGCTACCGCCACCATCATCACCTGGCATGCTAGTCTTTGCTCGTCGAAAACGTTCTGTGTTCAAAGGGCCAATGAACAGCTCGCCACATGGCCGCGGAGGCAATCCATCTGGGAGTCGGTCAGCGAGTGTGCAGGGTCGTCCTAGCGCTGAGATGATGCCTGGTCTTACGGAAGAGGACGAGGAAGAGGATGAAGAAGACATGGAAGAGTATGAGGACATCGACCAATTCGGCCCTGAACTCAACCTTAACACAACTGATCTTCCGTCAGACGATGGCGGACTCGGCGTAGACACCGAGCCTGTCAGTCCACTCAGTCCATTACCAGGTCACGATGACAACCCTCTCGCAGCTGCAGGCGAATGCGTAATTGCTGGAACAGCCGGCGTGCCTCTCACTGCCGAAGCACTAGCCAAGCTGGACCTTGAAGGCGAGAAGGAAGCCGAAGAGCTTGAGAAGGAAAAGGAGAACCAAAAGCCTCCTGCAGTATGA
- a CDS encoding Oxalate--CoA ligase, which translates to MKPTPRHPHPQATSGLVIKEGYFDENGCMFLTGRPKEMINKGGESLSPVEVDNVLLAHEKISKAVSFAVPDEVYGEDIGVAIVVADGKSLTEPELINWLKDKVTEVKVSKRIWFVDTIPKTATGKLQRLAVAKTMLETGSKVDSRATSETGDVLEDLRQMWSEVLRIPAAEIKDTDKFSSLSGDS; encoded by the coding sequence ATGAAGCCAACGCCAAGGCATCCACACCCTCAGGCCACTTCAGGACTGGTGATCAAGGAAGGCTACTTCGATGAGAACGGATGCATGTTCCTGACTGGCCGCCCGAAGGAGATGATCAACAAAGGGGGTGAAAGTCTCAGCCCAGTCGAAGTTGACAACGTCCTCCTGGCGCACGAAAAGATTTCCAAGGCCGTCTCGTTCGCAGTGCCAGATGAGGTCTATGGCGAAGATATCGGTGTTGCCATCGTTGTTGCAGATGGAAAATCTCTCACCGAGCCTGAACTGATCAATTGGCTGAAAGACAAAGTGACGGAAGTCAAGGTTTCCAAACGCATTTGGTTCGTCGACACCATACCCAAGACTGCCACTGGAAAGCTGCAGCGGCTTGCAGTCGCGAAGACTATGCTCGAGACCGGCTCCAAGGTCGACTCTCGTGCGACGAGCGAGACGGGAGATGTATTAGAAGACCTGCGACAGATGTGGAGTGAGGTGCTGCGCATTCCGGCAGCGGAAATCAAGGACACGGACAAGTTCTCTTCTTTATCAGGAGACTCTTGA